Proteins co-encoded in one Methylobacterium sp. WL1 genomic window:
- a CDS encoding RimK family alpha-L-glutamate ligase produces the protein MRIALAADNGNWHKARLLAALRAQGVEPVLFSLADVIVATGGGEPLRVPGFSGELPGGVLLRTIAGGTFEATTMRLGVLHALVSAGVTVWNPPTAIERSVDKAATSLLIARAGLPTPETWVVSKREAAAEIVEREARPGAPLVLKPLFGSQGEGLALIETPGDLPDEEAVARVYYLQRYVPRRDGLWRDYRVFVCDGRAIAGMIREGDGWITNVHRGGRPLPWAMPRDAAEMAEAAAAAVGVDYSGVDLVEDGEGGFSILEVNSMPAWSGLQTVCDTDIAGAVVRGFLSAVRGASIPRLVVA, from the coding sequence ATGCGCATCGCCCTCGCGGCCGATAACGGCAATTGGCACAAGGCCCGGCTCCTGGCGGCCCTGCGGGCGCAGGGGGTCGAGCCGGTGCTGTTCTCCCTGGCCGACGTGATCGTGGCCACCGGCGGCGGCGAGCCGCTGCGGGTCCCGGGCTTCTCCGGCGAATTGCCCGGCGGCGTGTTGCTGCGGACCATCGCGGGGGGCACGTTCGAGGCGACCACCATGCGGCTCGGCGTGCTGCACGCCCTGGTCTCGGCGGGCGTGACGGTCTGGAACCCGCCCACGGCCATCGAGCGCTCGGTCGACAAGGCGGCGACCTCGCTGCTGATCGCCCGTGCCGGCCTTCCGACCCCGGAGACCTGGGTCGTCTCGAAACGCGAGGCCGCCGCGGAGATCGTGGAGCGGGAAGCCCGCCCCGGCGCACCTCTGGTCCTCAAGCCACTGTTCGGCTCGCAAGGGGAAGGGCTCGCGCTGATCGAGACGCCCGGGGACCTGCCGGACGAGGAGGCTGTAGCCCGTGTCTACTATCTCCAGCGCTACGTGCCGCGGCGGGACGGGCTGTGGCGCGACTATCGCGTGTTCGTCTGCGACGGACGCGCGATCGCCGGCATGATCCGGGAGGGCGACGGCTGGATCACCAACGTCCACCGCGGGGGCCGGCCGCTGCCCTGGGCCATGCCCCGGGACGCCGCCGAGATGGCCGAGGCCGCCGCCGCCGCGGTCGGGGTCGACTATTCCGGGGTGGACCTGGTCGAGGACGGGGAGGGCGGCTTCTCGATCCTCGAAGTCAATTCGATGCCGGCCTGGTCCGGCCTGCAGACCGTGTGCGACACCGATATCGCCGGCGCTGTCGTGCGCGGTTTCCTGTCCGCCGTCCGGGGCGCCAGCATTCCGCGGCTCGTGGTGGCATGA